Genomic DNA from Prunus persica cultivar Lovell chromosome G1, Prunus_persica_NCBIv2, whole genome shotgun sequence:
CTTAGCCATTTCAAAGAATTGTAGCTAAATATCAGTAACTCTTGATCATGAAGATATATTGGATTGCTGAAGTATTACTGTATTAGTGCAAGCTGAAAATTCCATGGGGGAGAGAAAGGTGAAAAATGTCTTATGGATGGAATgttgagagaaaataaaatagtattTTTATCTTTACATTTGGCTTCAAAAGTTTTCAGaatgtgagaatgtggtatTGTTGTTGCTGCTCCTATTATAGTTGCGAAAATAATTGGAGTCTGAGGGAACAAATCCTTGATGAGTACATTATGATTATGTTCCAATTTTTATGCCTTTCAATCCTTTATCACATTTAGGAATGCATACCTACTTTTCTCTGGCTTTTGCAGCCTGATGGCTATTTGTTATTGCTGCTTCTCTCTGTTGTTTCATTATATTTGGCAGTTTATTGTAACTTTGCTTGTTGCTGCTCCTTTTCCTTCTGGTTGACCCATGAGACCCAatatatttgttcattttttgtttacttCTGAGTATTGATAACACTGTTAGGTAGGATGAAAAGCTGAAGGATAAAGAGGATAAATCAGGAGTGAAGGATGACGAGAAGGAAAGATGTGATTTTCCTTTCCCTTGTTTGGTGGAAGAGGAGGAAGGAAAATATAAGACTCTATTTACAAATGTACCCTTGATATAGCGGGTTGACTTGGGCATGATAATTTTATTCCATGTATTGTGTTTAAGATGTTGAACTTTCCCTTCACCAACTCATCCATGTTTTGAGGGATATGTTGTGGTGGGGCAAAAGGGGGATCCATGTTTTATTCCCGCCCGccgcccccccccccccggtCCTACCAAACTTAGCCTAAAGTTAGAGAGAACCTCCTCACGTATTGATACTTCTCTTGATTCTATTTTGCTCCAATGTTTAAACTTGTTTGTGATCCTTCAGtctatttttcatttctatCTAGTCTAATACTTATTGTTTTCACAAAGAGCTAGACTTCCGGTTATGTGGTGTTTCTTTAACAGTCTTAATATTCTTTACAACTCTGGTTTGAAAAACATAAAGACATTATTAACAAGTAACAAATCTGTGATCCTAATATTCTTTACAACAACACAGCAAGTGGTTCCTGCAGAAGCTTGGACATGAAGGTACTTATCGTGCACTTTCCCGTTTATTTTTGTTCCCACTGCTTctttattactttttattaaaatgttTGTGGTTCTATTTTTCTCAAATgtgtctttcattttctttaggTCTCTACAATTTGTTGATGGCATACGAGGATAAGTCAGCTTATGCATTGtgttccttctctttttccacTGGACCTAGCGTTGAGCCTATTACATTCCTGGGTAAAACTCCGGTATGTAGAGAGTTAGTTTCTAATCCGAATTGTgtctgcttttttcttttcttttattcttttgctATATTCCCCTGTAGAAGGTTTGTATACTGCCTATGTTTAACATTCCGAACATGGTTTTGAGGCCATCATATGCCGCTTGATTGTAACTTCCGCCCAAGAAAAATGTTAATGTTGTTAGGTTATATGACAACATTTGTCTATTCAGTTAGAATGATATCCAAATAAAACATGTAAACTGTTGACTCATCAGACAAATAttggaatttgaaatttgaaatttgtggcctttttaaatgaaaaagaatatatagtTGTTGGAAATGGTTATACAGGATGGCTAACACTTGCTAATGTGGCACTAACATGCAATTTGTGGATGAATTCTAGGGGAAAATAGTTCCGGCAAGGGGACCGACTGATTTCGGATGGGATGCAATGTTCCAACCTGATGGTTACGACCAAACGTAAGCTCATCTTTATTACTTCTCAACTTTTACTGTCTTACTCTGTGGTTCATAGTAATACTTGCAGCTGAATTTTGTTATTTGCCTTGCTGTAGTTATGCCGAGATgccaaaggaagaaaagaacaagATTTCTCATCGCTCCAGAGCTCTTGCACTGGTGAAGTCTCACTTTGCTGAAGCTGGGTACACTTTCCAGACTAACTCTCTGTAAGAGTGAATTTTCCTTATCTTGTTGCAACATAAGACGCTTCCAAAGTATTGCAAGTTTTTTTCTCTTACTAGCAGTGTTTCCAGTTCCCTATAGGAGAAGATAGTGTGGAGGAACACCTTTCTCACACATGCTGTAAACTTTTATAACATTGATTACACACATTTCAGACAAAAGTATTTATGAACTAGATATAGAAAAAGAATAACTctattttgaaccattggatttgtACTAGTTCTGTTCTGCCCCATATAGTGATGCAATCTTTAAGTAATGTGAATTACCTATTTTATACTTACTGCACAAGAAACACTTGAAATAACTAGCTCTAGCTTTATGCTGCCCCAAAACACTTGAAATGACTTCGCCGAGCTTTATTATCGATCAAAAGCATTGCCGATTGATCATCCGAATTACTGTTCATGGTGTTCTCTTACATTGTACATTGACCATTTTACACAGACAACGTTGCTTTCCattctttatttcctttctctGAAGTTCAGCTGCAGCAACCCCAGCACCAAGTCTACATATTGTTGTTGGTTGGTGATTTTAATAGGAAAATCAAGACCGGTTAAAGTAGTGAGAGGCTTACTGTTCAAAACAGAAGGCACGTTTCCCAAGTTTTACTTTGCAAAGCCTAAGACAAGTTTCCCAAGTTCTAGTAAAACAAGATCTTTAAGAAAGATTTGGAACCTGTTgttgtcatttggtgtctgCTAGGCAGCATTCAGTATATGTTCCAAATCTAGAGTAGGGTTTGGTGCTTGGAGAACCAGTCAACTGCAACTTACAAAGTACTTAACGAGTTAATTTGGACCACAAGTAAGATTGGGTTCACCGTTAACCATTTGGATACCTTATTTTTTCTGCCAAGCAATGCTCAAAAACAATCTTACACAACTCCTACCAAATAGGGCTGCCTCATTCGTCTTAAATTATGCTCACTAACAACCGTAGTATACGCAAGTAAAATACGTCAAATGTAGCGACTTGTTCTCAACGGTTGAAAAACCTCGTGGCAATCGAAGATGCAATACGTGGGTATTACAAATACTTGTGTTGTCAGATTGCACATTCGGACCacaaatttagaaaaataaaataaaaatgatcaACCGGTCCATCTTTATGATTGGCAATATAATATGCTTACGATTATGATTTGCGTATATGAACACTTTGTTCATCCCTCCTAGTCACTTCAACTATTTTGGCTATACCCTTCTCAGATGGACTTTCTTTTGAAGgtcaagaaaattgaaaaaaaaaacaaaagccttTACctgtccttttttttctgtCTTGGGAAAACGTGTCGTGATCAATGTGAAGTCTTAACACGATTTCACtgttttttcaattgtttttctgTAATGAGATTGTCGGTACAAGACGCCAGAATTCTTGGTAGGCTACAGAagtttttgcttttattttgggttaaGTGTTGGAGAAGAGGAAAGTGAAACTCGAGTCAGAATTCAGGGGGCATATCTATAATTAAGGTTTGTGACAGTTGTTGCCGTTAGAACCAATTCCCTCCCTATTTCTCCTATTCTTCCCGCCATTATAATCAGAATATTATATTACACCAcataacttcttttaaaattctCACTCCTCACTGTTTGAAGATGCCAGACCACTGAACCAAGTTGTGTTACAGGTCAAGATAACACTACACAAACCCATCAAAAAGGagagcactttcatttcaatttttcaaaccCAAATCAATAAGGCTAAGGTTGATATgtgtataataataataatgtatgTACATGCACAAGTTGGGCAgcagagaaaatgagaatgagagatGGTCCCATCCCTTGTCTATTAATTAGCGCAAATCAAAACCCTCACATGCCATATGGGGCCCTGCCTCACATGCAAATTGCAAGGCTATCTATAATCTATCCCCCAATTTCTTCATTCCATCATTTTTTTACAAACGATTGGAAGATTAATACACTCATAACTAGGTGTCGAAGTAACACATCACAAATATACATCGTCTTTGATATCCATGTTTCGAACTAAGGCTTCCTCTAACCAACAAAAGACAGACAAAAAGGCTAATTGGTGTCTTCATTTCATCATCTTAACACATGACATAGGGCTCGTCactgccttttgtttttgttttgtttccaaCTTTATCCGCTATCCATGTTTAGTGGTCATGCTCTGAGCCACTGCATGTTAGGGGGGAGGCCATAATCAaacatttatttcttttcttgcccCCACAAATTCCTAGTGGGGCGTGGGGCATTTGGGACACCGCATGGAAATTAATTTGGGTCACTGAAACTGATGCACATTCTTGCATAGTGTTCAGAATATATCCGTTAGGGATATTTTGTTGCACTTGACGTTGCTTTCTTTCTCAGCATTGGTTTGTTTGTATTTGGGATATAACAATTTCTCCTCCATCCACAAATAACCGTAAAGATATATGACTTGCATTTCCTGAATGAGATCGTAACCAAGCATTAGGATCTGATTCTATTTAGCCACCGGTTCTTATTCACAACCTGAAAGAAGGGATTCCGAATTGCCCTCTTTTGGTAATAACTCTCTTTTAGAAAACcattttaatttctcatttgGAGATGTTATGTGGAGTAGATCGTCATGGATGATGGTGGGTTCAATTCTAAACATGCCCTTATTTCATGATTAACTTGattattgttttcttccaTTAAACAATTGCGTCTAGTAATTCATCATTTGGTAAAGATGATAGTGGTAAGAAAAAGGTGATTTGATTATGGTGGTTTGGTTGGTAAATGACTTGTTGTCATGTGGTGTGTTTGGGAGAGCACATGGGATGGAAGAATAACGAGAAACAAACACTGATATAATGAGCATAATgatagaaaaagagaaatcacAATTACACAACCAAAAGTAAAAGATTGCTTCCATTGCCATTtgccaaaggaaaaaagaaagaaaaaaagcttaaaaagtgaaaaaggaaCAAATCATCACTGCAATTGCTGCTATGCTCTATTGACTAAAACAAAGTCGTCCTTTCATAAACTCAAATTTGACATTCATATCATACtattgcttgcttgcttgcttgtaAGACTctagacaaaagaaaaaagaagaaggaaaaacccacaaaatcaTTCATATCCTATAAAACCCAAATGTATGCAGACAAAAACACTGACActgggaggaagaagaagatagacACACAAACGGTGGTCAGAACTTGGAACATGATGGGATGAAACAGAATGAgaccaaaatgaaaacaaaaagagaaaggggcaaaaggaaaaaaaaatatgaacaaCGCTTCTGCACCTGCTCCTAAAAATGGCATTGTATTTTTCAGTTGAAGCAGACCGAGGTTGACCAATAACAGAAAGACAATGTGGAGGGAGGCAAATGGATTGGACGATATAATGACATGTGTAAATCAATGTACacttgccaaatttttttaaaataggaaAAGATGAAGGGTAGAATTCAATTGATGGAATATGTGGAAATTGGGTAGAAGCTATATAATTGGTAAAAATGGGAAATGAGATACTAGCAAGGATGGCCTCTGCGGCAGGGGAGTGCACCAGAACCTGAAGTTATGGCTCCAACCATGGCAGAGGACTTGGCTCCCAAGCTTGAGGCCCTGGCATAGCTTGCTGAAGCTCCAGCTCCGGATGGAGTGAAGTAGGCACCATTCAGAAGCAGGTCTCCTTCTGATCTCCAGTTCCAGCTCTTCCATTGGGTTGTCGGTGTCTCGACCCTCTTGGTAACCTTTAAAATGCAAATTTATCATCAACAATCAGTTAGTATGTGAACCTCATCATGATTCATAGCAAACAACCATTAGTTGACAAGGAAATATGATTAGGACTAAATTACCTCCTTTGCAAAGGGGTTGGTTGGAGCAGCATATCTGTTGCCCTGGCTGTTGATGGTGGGCTCTGCACTTCCACCAATGGCATACATTTCCCAGTGAGTGTAGTCGTTGTTCACCACATGGAAATACCCGTGCCTACACCTGCATTGTCCATAGTCCATGTCTTAATCTTATGAGAACCAAAAATGAGTCGCGGTGCAACAAATTGGTATTGCATTTCTGCTGTCAATAAGCCAATCCGATTTCATTATTGAACTGAAGACTTACCTTGGCATTCTTTGGATAAGTCCCTCCCCAAAGTGGTTGTAAGCAATTGTCACTTGCATTGCCTTGTCTCTGGTATAAGAGTCACTGTGGCCCAGCAGCATCACCTGGTTTTCAATAGCATAGATATCAATGTCAAGATTAAAACAGAAAAGTAAACACATGGAAGTAAATAGTAATTAGAGATTCAGAAGAATTTACAGACCTCATTGTGGTGGGTAAAGTGGTTGTTGGAAATGGTAATTGCAGTTGAGCCCATGACAGCATCAACAAGACCATCAGCACAGTTGGAGAGAGAATTGTGGTCAACCCATATATGGCTGGACCCGAAGATGGAGACAGCATCACCATCAGCCATTGTCCGCCACCCGAAATGAGATGGAGAGCTCCTCACCAAAGCATTTCCTGTGGGCTTGCAGTCATGGATATGTAGACCATGAATTATGATATTTGTAACAAATTGGATTGTGATGCATGCTCCATTAGCAATGTGAACATTGACTCCGCGGCCATCAATGGTCTTGAAGCTGTTCATGATGAGCTCCTGCTTCAATTGTATCACCATGTCTCGCTTGAACACAATCCAGAGAGGCTCGTTCTGGATGACAGCGTGGCGAAGAGTACCGGGTCTGGGGTTAACAGGATCATCATCACCAGGGTCAGTGACAACATAGAAGCGACCATCACGACCACCAATGGCATTTCTGCCAAAACCAATGCCGCAGTCTGCAAGACGCTTGCGGTTTTTCTGCCAGTTTGAATCACAACGCCAGCAGTCATCAATTGGATTGCCAGTTCCACATGAGAAGAAGCCCAGCTTCCTTCTCTCAGTGCTGTTTCGGATACTCCTGCAATATCAACAGTGTTTCTTTCTACTGTCAACATTAttgtaaaaaacaaaagctctTTCATCAtaattcaaacaaaagctCTTCCACAATTAAAAAGAACTATTGCCTAAACATACtctaaaaagttaaaaagttaaaagtaaTTTCTACTGGGATGTTGGTGGTGGCAATTTCTCCCTAGTTTCTTCATTTGTCATGTAATGTATTTGGCAAAAACCTGAGTAGTGACCTGAGTCACTACATGACAGGGTAGCACATGAAGAGGGGAAAAAGCAAGTATTTTGTCCATTTGTGAGGAAAATTGCTCAGTGTAACGGATAGAAAATTGCTCTCTTGATTTTGGcccagaaacagaaacagagtACATGTTATCCTTCTAATCATTGTTTTGGCAGCACACACGGGTGAAACCTATCACATTTGGTTAAAAGTTCCAAAATGCGACCTGAGTCTATAAGATCTGAATATATCAAAATCATTACAGccaaagatttaaaaaatagattaaTAATAGTAACACCAAGGATCattaaaagcaaggaaaagagGGGTGTAAAAATCCCATAGCATCTTTATTGGCTGGCCTAATCTGTGACATAGACATGCATATACAAATCAAATTTCGACCAACACTCAGCAATTATAATAGGTGGTGTGTCCTAGACACTATCAAATTCATTACACAGACCTAAAGCTAAAAGCTTGGTACCCTTCAAATGTAGGACATAGTGTATGTTTAGACAAGGAAAGAGGCATGTGGAAAAGAGAAAGTATATGCCAAGTCTAACATGGACCAGGGAAAAATACGACCGACAGAAAAGGGAAAGTAGAAAATGCATAATGCAAACAACTTCAAGCATTTACAGTGCATATGACAGAAAAGGCAAAGTGAAAATGGCATAAATAGAAGGCAGGGCCAATTCATGAGAATGCAAACAACTTCAGGCTTTTGCAAAATTAGAAACTGAGTTAATTGAAATTGCCAATCGGGTCAGTTGGGTTAGGTCCAAATTCATAAGAGCTAGCTACACCACCCACCAAAACCTCTCATCAGTGAATGCAGTCAACTGTTCATCTGCTCagttctctttcttcttttgagataaaatttggtttattttattatacccCATGTGCATTTCACAGTCACATGCTCATACCAGAAAATATACACAGTGGTGACACATAAAagttaagagagagagagagagagagagagagagagagagagagagagaatcagaGAGACCCACATGTCAACCATGGCAACAACCTCCTCTGGGTCATCAACTGCATGCTTATTGAAGCTCTCATCATCCTCAGCCACCCTGAAAAAACCAAttaagcaacaacaaaaaattgagcaaaaaccaaacccagaaaaattaccaaaacCCAATAAACCATAAACCTCCAAAACATTCACTGTCACCAAACAAAACCGTTGGGTTGGGTCAAACTGATAAAAAAATTGGCGAATCAGAGAGTGACACGTTTCACTCGCAGGAAGCGAGTAGGAAACGAAAAGTAAAAGACACACGGCTATGGAAAGCACGATTCAGAGTGTGTACGAGTGCAGTGCTCGAGGCCATAGCTGAGGGGCAGACAGTGTCGACTAAAAACCGTTAGGGGGCGTTTTTTGTGCAGAGGGAAGAAAAAACTAGTCGGCGAGAGGGCAGATGTGGAATTAAGTGTATTGGCTGAGGGCAATTATGGAAATGTAGTAAAACGAGAAGCCACAGAGAGTGGGAATCCGAGGGGAACAAACATAACGGAATAAACGGCCCAGATCTTTAGATCCAAATCTTGACGGTTGAGATTGTTATATGCCGTTGGGATAAGAACAGAACAGAATCATCCAACGGCTTAAACGGGAGGAGGAGACAAGCGAAACGGTTTAGATCCATCCACGTGGACaagaacaaataataaaaaataaaagaaagaattaaCGTTGGGAGGGGTTTTTGGTTGGGTTACGGACCTGGCCGCCATTGATGAGTTGCTTGAGCTCTGCAACTCCTCTGTTCCTCCATTTCTGCAgagaaaaaattccaaaattaaaaaaaaacataaataaaaggtaATGACATGAAATTCAAGCACAGAAAATAACCAAACACCCCCATTTGTACGGACAAGTTCaagaactctctctctctctctctctctctctctctctctctctctctcttattcttattctttAAGGTCCAAGTGAGCTCTTGTTGTTCTGCTACTTTGAGAAGAGAAATTAAGGAAGAAACGGAAAATGCCATGACAAATGGGGTCGGCAAAAATTCTAGAAACCTGTAATTTCTACTAAAGTACATCGAATGTAGCTCCATTTTTCCACTAAGAAACCCCATTTCTCTTCAAGTAGCAAAGCACTCCTTTGCCTCACTCACTCAAATTCCACTCAACCAAATAAGCCCATAGAAACAGAGAAgtggaaagagagagaaagagaagcaaaAGTAAACCTGTTTCCAGAGATCTCAGCAATTGCAGCAACGAAGCAAAGCACGAGAAGCACCGCCAAGAAAGCACCAGTAACCCATCTCTTACTCTCAAACACCGCCATTGcaatctctctctgtgttgCTGTGAGGAGAGAATGTGAAGTGGAGCAGAGAAATTAAAGACACGCCAAGAAATGAATGTGaaatgcagagagagagagagagagagagagagagagagcagagagcagagagcagagagcagagagaaaaacaaGTGTGAGTCAGAGAATGAGGAAGCTCACACAATCACTCCCATTTATATAGACACCCACATTGTGCACCCACTCCTTTCTTTAACGCCGTTTAGTCGTTTACAGTTATCTAACTAACACCAATATCagtgttgattttttttgactCCCCGGGATTAGGTTCACTCTAACGCAACAACCAAACAACCCCCACCACCAACATTAACTGCTCTCACCCAAACAAACACAGCCCCTCTATACGTAaacctttttactttttactgCGAGACCCCCAACTAACATTTTACCGCAGGCCTATCCGACCGACGCCTTTTCTTGCCACGTCAGCAGCGGCCGttatggaggagagagagagtacggACGTTCACGGGAACAGATGTCACGGTATTCTGCTGGTTTTGCGCCACGATTAAGAAGTTAACTAAAACGCaaattccttttttaatttattttttttataatggcGTGTTTGGGTCGAAATGCAATTCGAGGCGCTAATCACGGCCATAAGGCATTGTTTGACTACCCCCATTGTTTCAAGTGGGTAGAGGGGCAATGCTTGCTTACAGCCTGTGTACGCAATATTTCTCTAtgggttttatttaattttgctGTGGAATTGAAGGCATTGTTTGGTGGCAGTTTTAAAGGGCTTTCCCTGCTTTtctgtctttgtttttattttattttaatttaattttctcttttttggttgTGGCTTGAAATTTGAAGTCTCCTTATGGCTATATGGTGGTTACCAACTCACTCGATATGTCAATTTCCAGCAAATCCCCATGTGAGCTAAAATTTCTGTAATTTCAGTCAGATTGGAGTGTGGAAATTGCAAAGACAAACTGAATATTCAAATTTGGCAACAAAGACTTTGAACCCTGCATATCCTGGATATCCATAATTTAGCAACATGTGAGTGTGTGCATATGTTAGCTCATGTGAACTCTCAAATTTTGTGACACATTTTGCATAGATGATCATGCGTGCCGATATATACTCGCCAAAGATATAAATATACAAGAAATAAACCGGTGCTAAGGTCTTGATGATcgctcttttctttcctttgcaAATCTTACGTCCTTTGCCAAAGATCTCCACCCAACCTACGTACCGAAGATAACAGAACTTCTCAACCTCCCACAAGTTGTATCCAGATTTGGACATCAACACAACATGTTAATTTGAAAGCTAAAATTGAATTATAAATTACTTGAGCTTTTCTATATGTGCAAGGCACTAGATTTCAAGAATGATTAAAGCTTTCACATGTTAAAACTCTCAGTTGGGGGTCGTATTTGGTTTGGTAGGAACAGAATTGAAGCCATCAATTTCAGCTATAAATGCTAAACTGCATAGGAATTTAATGCACGATAAATTTTGGCCAAAGCCTTCAGCCCTTTATTCTAGCCAAAAATACATGTCTCCTTTTCGTTATCAAAATTAGTTATCTATATCAGCTCAACACATATTTTTATCATTCATTTCACAACGTAACTTCAAGTTCTGAACTAATCGCTTTCGTTTCTTtaaagcaattttttttttattgtttaggATTTGAACTTAAGATCTCTTTCAGAACATAACTAAtgctaaacaaaaataaaacgtgAGACACAAGGATGATGCATGTATTGGTGATTATCATGtaaaaaaatgcatatatagaTCTGTTTCAAACACAAGGATGATGCAATAGAATTTCAGTACATCTTTTTATCTTCAATAGGAACCTCCCATGAAATAAATTATGAGCTACGATTCTTTTATAGTTTATGCTAAATTATTACAAACAGAAGCAGTAAATACGTTTAAGTACTGTCTATACATAAGTATATATATGGACATAGTGGTAGGTATGTGATGATCTAATTAGggaatttgtattttattggTTGACAAGAAATTCCGTATATGATCTTACGTTTGAAACCCTacttatccaagttcaatgtggATGTCTTTAATTGTTCTGGTTGATCCAAATTAGCCTATAGTTCTACTTATTCACCACAAGGAGACATCAAcaagttaaaaaagaaaagggcaagTAATATCTAATTAGGGTTTTTGCTGGGTTCACAAGAAATGCCCTAATTATCTTTCCCTTTGACCCAAACTAACcctaattaattactttaaagTTTTACTTATTCACCGCAATGAAAcacattataaaaaaaataaaaaataaaaaataaaaaataaaaaaaaaaaagatgcaaaaaagtagaagaaaaaaagaagaaacaggaAGTTATGTTGGACTTGGAAGTGGGAACACAGACTTGAATGTTGCTAAACCCAAGAAAATGGGCCGAATAAAGGTTAAATGGTAATTAGGCAAATGGAGTTTGAATTTTGGAGGGTTTTCACTAACACCTTTTCGGGGGCAAGATTATGTTGCCATGCAACAACCAAGTGGTTTTTATGATGGCAAACTTGTCACGCCTTTCCATTTGCTTGGGGTCTTGCTCTTATTCTCATCATGCAGTACAAAAAGGTACACATGCACAGgaacaccatcatcatcatctactCGAACCAGCGCCATTGATTGTATGGACCAATCTTGCTGCATGGGTTTGGGTTCTGAGAGAGCTTTGACTTTTTGAGTTAACAAGCTTAATTGAATCATTAACTtgtaaaaaagtaaaagtaaaacaaTGCTATTTCTACATGcttttaagaaagaaagaaaaaaagtgtttTACTAATTAACTAATGTCACAAGCTGTCTTAATattatgaaacaaattaagatTAGAGGAGTCTTTAGTAAATTAAGAATAATCCAATTAATATTGCCGGTCGGGGTATATATAGCTCAATTGATTGAGCTCTTCCATCTTTACCAATGTGGGCAGAGGTTCGAAATCCCTAGATAcccaatatatatttgtgtaaaACCTCTGTTTATGTTAGTTTGTAAAACCGTTTATGATCTCTTCACTCTAAACATATTTGCAAAAATTAAGTATTGCATCTAATCAGATATGGTCCACAACATTGGTTGGAAATTATGTGGGAAAGCAAGTCTCTTGATATGTAGTTAACCATAATGAATCTCTGTCCCTTGAGATTAACAACTTCCAAGTTAATTAATTCTCTCTTTTGCTTTAATAATAATCACTGTTTTTGATTAGTCAATTTGGTACGTTGATGAGTGAGATTATTGATGGAGGCCCCACAAAACCATCAAGGATGAACAAACTTCACACTTGACATA
This window encodes:
- the LOC18791704 gene encoding inosine triphosphate pyrophosphatase, whose translation is MALLGARGSGLVLPKPVTFVTGNAKKLEEVRAILGSSIPFQSLRLDLPELQGEPEEISKEKAKLAALQVNGPVLVEDTCLCFNALKGLPGPYIKWFLQKLGHEGLYNLLMAYEDKSAYALCSFSFSTGPSVEPITFLGKTPGKIVPARGPTDFGWDAMFQPDGYDQTYAEMPKEEKNKISHRSRALALVKSHFAEAGYTFQTNSL
- the LOC18789892 gene encoding probable pectate lyase 8, producing the protein MAVFESKRWVTGAFLAVLLVLCFVAAIAEISGNRNGGTEELQSSSNSSMAARVAEDDESFNKHAVDDPEEVVAMVDMSIRNSTERRKLGFFSCGTGNPIDDCWRCDSNWQKNRKRLADCGIGFGRNAIGGRDGRFYVVTDPGDDDPVNPRPGTLRHAVIQNEPLWIVFKRDMVIQLKQELIMNSFKTIDGRGVNVHIANGACITIQFVTNIIIHGLHIHDCKPTGNALVRSSPSHFGWRTMADGDAVSIFGSSHIWVDHNSLSNCADGLVDAVMGSTAITISNNHFTHHNEVMLLGHSDSYTRDKAMQVTIAYNHFGEGLIQRMPRCRHGYFHVVNNDYTHWEMYAIGGSAEPTINSQGNRYAAPTNPFAKEVTKRVETPTTQWKSWNWRSEGDLLLNGAYFTPSGAGASASYARASSLGAKSSAMVGAITSGSGALPCRRGHPC